Proteins encoded by one window of Haematobia irritans isolate KBUSLIRL chromosome 2, ASM5000362v1, whole genome shotgun sequence:
- the LOC142224932 gene encoding uncharacterized protein LOC142224932: protein METQIELLRQLKDIGEGIANFIRNIKKDPKIRKTTAYYQDRLARLNAAWKEFEEADNQLRCSEGIDPSSEYFVSGYYDKIKSMALECIKILEHELIEKVPDAKNPPNVQSLHTENEQVGATSGHDGLISRSLGKMEALSRQLEGLQFSGQERTYYEVKMATINRLWQQIECLNDDVLDKYSDPELLGYDTAKYIWLEKEAQAAVIQLSSASKDSTFSNPEVVARPTALPLPAVTIFKFDGDYMKWISFSDLFTKMIHEQKIPNAHKMWYLKNHVMGEAASLIAHLAITEDNYPTAWQLLEHRYNNKRVMAATAIQRLLDQPSGAGSLSALKRLHDTTKQCLAALSNMGLQTSSWDPLLIHLLVKRLDKSVHSQYEQMIKNPKELQTISDFLSFLENYFHTLEAMGVKEKTSINSSKNCALTSQPSPESRHCIICKKDFHQLYRCQEFALLSTKHRLNLVLGQKLCVNCFSSRHSTKQCSNLGRCQKCGRKHHTLVHLEQSHTQPSKSSGRSIKEDQMEHPKTLESATTSNQSTAASLITTPSVIAESLALNSESRRPYILLGTALVKIKANGLETECKAILDSGSQVNLITERLVARLGLPSRPTTMSISGIGRNRTKVQHRVNISLQSRYNNFSSRLEAFVLPQIITPQPAQFIHIDKWLIPKNITLADPTFNRPGKIDILLGAEYYHQLLAIGQIQLGDNLPILQNTTLGWIASGKVSDQHLQTSICGVLTDEDSMNQTIERFWKLEEVDNTQKQLSIHDAQCEAHFNQHTGRDKEGRFIVRLPFCAEPSSLGESHSLAFNRFLSLERRLSKDITLKQQYIQFMKEYEALGHMTKVNIDNVTGTKYFIPHHCVLRPESSTTKLRVVFDASTKTSSGKSLNDVLYTGPTLQNDLFAILLRFRLPRFVFTTDIEKMFRQILIHPKDRPYQIILWRNNITEPINYFTLNTVTYGTRPAPYLAIRCLKEISRENKMHFPLAASFLEKNFYVDDGLGGADNLNTALEIQRQLQQVMAQYGFNLRKWSANHIHLLHNIPECDQEVSLDFSTDDTNYTQTLGLAWLPKADQLKVKVNLAPIRSVTKRTVTSDLARIFDPLGLLSPVVVRAKIFVQELWNLNLSWDEALHIFSDASEKAYGAAVYIRTILPNKIILVNLLCAKSRVAPLKQQTLPRLELCAAQLGANLAVKVKNDLDMMTTPTYYWTDSTIVLNWINSRSSSFHTFVANRIASIQDNTTPEQWRHVSSKDNPADIISRGSDPHQLKQTTQWMLGPFFLHGDEKHWPPAFLPSPDSISTERKQNLHNLMLAADAENFLISAEQTRSSTNILATVTGLCAYNYSTGPFVPATTNQDPLCLQPLIRTLCACNHSSGPFVPATTHQDTLTLCACNRSSGPFVPATTHQDPLCLQPPIRTLCVCNHSSGPFVPATTHQDPLCLQPPIRTLCACNHRSGPFVPATTDQDPLCLQPPIRTLCACNHSSGPFVPATTHQDPLCLQYPLCL, encoded by the exons ATGGAAACTCAGATTGAGCTCCTGCGACAGCTGAAGGACATCGGCGAAGGCATCGCCAACTTCATCAGAAATATTAAGAAAGATCCAAAAATCCGAAAAACCACCGCATATTACCAAGACCGACTGGCTAGGCTCAATGCCGCCTGGAAAGAATTCGAAGAGGCGGACAACCAGCTACGATGTTCAGAGGGTATCGATCCGTCCAGCGAATACTTCGTTTCCGGTTATTATGACAAAATCAAAAGCATGGCCTTGgaatgtataaaaatattggaacATGAGCTCATCGAGAAAGTCCCAGACGCAAAGAACCCTCCAAACGTGCAATCCTTACATACTGAGAATGAACAGGTGGGTGCCACTAGCGGTCACGACGGTCTTATTAGCCGTTCATTAGGCAAAATGGAAGCCCTGAGTCGGCAACTAGAAGGTTTGCAATTTAGTGGCCAGGAGAGAACCTACTATGAGGTGAAAATGGCCACAATAAACCGTCTATGGCAACAGATAGAGTGCCTCAACGACGATGTTCTAGACAAGTACTCAGACCCAGAGCTACTCGGGTACGATACTGCAAAATACATCTGGCTCGAGAAAGAGGCCCAGGCAGCAGTTATCCAACTCTCTAGTGCCAGCAAGGATTCAACCTTCTCCAACCCGGAAGTTGTGGCCCGACCAACTGCTTTACCACTGCCTGCAGTCACTATCTTCAAATTCGATGGTGACTATATGAAATGGATATCATTTTCGGATCTCTTCACAAAAATGATCCATGAGCAGAAAATCCCAAATGCTCACAAGATGTGGTACTTAAAAAACCACGTAATGGGCGAAGCAGCAAGCCTTATTGCGCACCTTGCCATAACAGAAGACAATTATCCCACGGCATGGCAATTGTTGGAACATCGTTATAACAATAAGAGGGTTATGGCAGCCACGGCAATCCAAAGGCTACTCGATCAACCCTCAGGTGCTGGATCTTTAAGTGCCCTCAAGCGATTACATGACACAACAAAGCAATGTTTGGCAGCTCTCTCCAACATGGGACTCCAGACTTCGTCATGGGATCCACTTTTAATCCACCTCCTCGTTAAAAGGTTGGATAAAAGTGTTCATAGTCAATATGAACAAATGATCAAAAATCCGAAGGAACTGCAAACCATAAGCGACTTCCTATCGTTCTTGGAGAACTATTTTCATACTTTGGAAGCAATGGGTGTAAAGGAAAAAACCTCTATCAATAGCTCCAAAAATTGCGCCCTGACTTCCCAGCCAAGTCCTGAAAGCCGACATTGCATCATTTGTAAGAAGGACTTTCATCAATTATACCGATGCCAGGAATTCGCTCTACTCAGCACAAAACACCGCCTCAATCTTGTACTGGGACAGAAGTTATGTGTGAATTGCTTTAGCAGCAGACATTCCACGAAACAATGCTCGAATTTAGGCCGCTGCCAAAAATGTGGGAGAAAGCACCATACGCTCGTCCACCTTGAACAATCTCACACGCAACCCTCCAAATCCTCAGGTAGATCAATCAAGGAAGATCAAATGGAACACCCCAAAACACTAGAATCAGCAACAACTTCCAACCAATCCACTGCGGCTTCGCTTATCACTACCCCATCCGTCATAGCTGAAAGCTTGGCCTTAAACTCTGAATCTCGAAGGCCCTATATTCTACTAGGAACCGCATTGGTCAAGATTAAGGCGAATGGTCTGGAAACCGAATGCAAAGCAATACTCGACTCGGGATCTCAAGTCAACCTAATTACGGAAAGATTAGTAGCACGACTCGGTCTACCAAGTAGACCTACGACTATGTCAATTAGTGGTATAGGAAGAAATCGGACCAAGGTTCAACACAGAGTGAACATTTCGCTCCAGTCAAGATATAACAATTTCTCATCACGCTTGGAGGCATTCGTACTTCCCCAAATAATTACTCCACAACCTGCTCAATTTATCCACATTGATAAATGGCTAATTCCCAAGAATATAACGCTGGCAGACCCTACCTTCAACCGTCCAGGCAAAATCGACATCCTATTAGGCGCAGAATATTATCATCAGCTACTCGCTATCGGACAAATCCAACTAGGAGACAACCTTCCAATCTTGCAAAACACAACACTTGGGTGGATAGCATCAGGGAAGGTATCTGATCAACATTTGCAAACATCAATATGTGGAGTACTAACTGATGAAGATAGCATGAACCAGACAATCGAACGATTCTGGAAACTGGAAGAAGTCGATAATACACAGAAGCAATTATCGATACATGACGCACAATGCGAAGCTCACTTTAATCAGCATACTGGACGTGACAAAGAAGGAAGATTCATCGTAAGGCTTCCATTTTGTGCCGAACCAAGCTCTTTAGGAGAGTCACACAGTCTCGCTTTTAACCGTTTCCTATCATTGGAACGGCGACTATCCAAAGACATTACCTTAAAACAACAATATATACAGTTTATGAAGGAATACGAAGCACTAGGCCATATGACTAAAGTCAACATAGACAATGTGACaggaacaaaatattttattcctcaCCACTGTGTCCTACGACCTGAAAGCAGCACCACTAAACTCCGAGTAGTATTCGATGCTTCAACAAAAACATCCTCTGGAAAGTCACTGAACGATGTCTTATATACTGGCCCAACACTACAAAATGATCTGTTTGCTATTCTGCTACGCTTCAGATTGCCACGTTTCGTGTTTACCACagacatagaaaaaatgtttcgccAAATACTGATACATCCTAAAGACAGACCATATCAGATTATCCTGTGGCGGAACAATATCACCGAACctatcaactacttcacattaaaTACCGTTACATACGGAACCCGACCAGCCCCCTATCTGGCAATTAGATGCTTGAAAGAAATAAGCAGGGAAAATAAGATGCATTTTCCTTTAGCAGCTAGTTTTTTGGAAAAGAACTTCTATGTGGATGATGGCCTGGGCGGAGCAGACAACTTGAATACAGCTTTGGAAATCCAGCGCCAACTGCAACAAGTCATGGCGCAATACGGATTTAATTTACGAAAGTGGAGTGCCAATCATATCCACCTGCTTCATAACATTCCGGAGTGCGACCAAGAAGTTAGCCTGGACTTCAGCACAGATGACACCAATTATACCCAAACTTTGGGATTGGCCTGGTTACCCAAAGCTGACCAACTTAAAGTAAAGGTCAACCTAGCGCCAATCAGGTCAGTGACCAAAAGGACGGTCACTTCAGATCTTGCACGTATTTTCGACCCCCTAGGTTTGCTATCTCCTGTAGTCGTCAGGGCGAAAATCTTTGTCCAAGAACTATGGAATCTAAATCTTTCATGGGATGAAGCC CTCCACATCTTCAGCGACGCATCAGAAAAGGCATACGGGGCAGCAGTATACATTAGAACAATCTTACCGAATAAGATTATACTTGTAAACCTCCTTTGTGCGAAATCCCGAGTAGCACCCCTTAAACAACAAACGCTTCCAAGGCTAGAATTGTGCGCTGCACAGCTGGGAGCCAACTTGGCGGTTAAAGTTAAGAACGATTTAGATATGATGACAACACCCACTTACTACTGGACTGATTCCACAATAGTGTTAAATTGGATCAACTCAAGATCATCCTCCTTTCACACCTTTGTCGCTAATCGTATTGCTTCAATTCAAGACAACACGACTCCTGAACAATGGAGACACGTTAGTTCCAAAGATAACCCAGCAGACATCATATCTAGGGGATCAGACCCACATCAGTTGAAACAAACAACCCAATGGATGCTTGGACCATTCTTTCTTCACGGAGACGAGAAACATTGGCCTCCTGCGTTTCTTCCTTCTCCTGATTCGATTAGCACTGAACGAAAGCAGAACCTCCACAACCTAATGTTGGCCGCTGATGCAGAAAACTTCTT AATATCCGCTGAGCAAACGCGCTCAAGCACTAACATTTTGGCGACCGTGACAGGACTATGTGCCTATAACTACTCAACAGGACCCTTCGTGCCTGCAACCACTAATCAGGACCCTTTGTGCCTGCAACCACTCATCAGGACCCTTTGTGCCTGCAACCACTCATCAGGACCCTTTGTGCCTGCAACCACTCATCAGGACACTTT GACCCTTTGTGCCTGCAACCGTTCATCAGGACCCTTTGTGCCTGCAACCACTCATCAGGACCCTTTGTGCCTGCAACCACCGATCAGGACCCTTTGTGTCTGCAACCACTCATCAGGACCCTTTGTGCCTGCTACCACTCATCAGGACCCTCTGTGCCTGCAACCACCGATCAGGACCCTTTGTGCCTGCAACCACCGATCAGGACCCTTTGTGCCTGCAACCACTGATCAGGACCCTTTGTG